One window of Robiginitalea biformata HTCC2501 genomic DNA carries:
- a CDS encoding DHH family phosphoesterase: MNTEDARTLRHWLSTPQRILLIPHKNPDGDAMGACLGLQQFLLGFQDDVVVACPNEFPAFLKWMPGAADVILHTKDPEGVARQIREADLIFTLDFNSLDRTGAMAEALETTRARLVMIDHHQSPGDYAHLTYSDPKMSSTCEMVYRTIQALEGEGKLSADGASCLYAGILTDTGSFKFASTTPETLRVAARLMDCGADHVEIHRQIFDTNRPERLRLLGIALNNLKILPSFRTAYITLSQEELDQCDFRKGDTEGFVNYGLSVDGVVLAAIFIENREEGIVKISLRSRGAFSVNKMARAHFEGGGHINAAGGRSAESLEETAARFESLLPDYKPELLAV, encoded by the coding sequence ATGAATACCGAAGATGCCCGAACGCTGCGGCACTGGTTGTCTACCCCCCAGCGCATCCTGCTGATACCCCATAAAAACCCGGATGGCGACGCCATGGGCGCATGCCTCGGTTTACAGCAATTTCTATTGGGATTCCAGGATGACGTGGTGGTTGCCTGCCCGAACGAATTCCCGGCATTCCTGAAATGGATGCCCGGTGCAGCGGACGTAATCCTGCATACCAAAGACCCCGAAGGCGTGGCGCGTCAAATCCGCGAAGCCGACCTGATATTCACCCTCGATTTCAACTCCCTGGACCGGACGGGTGCCATGGCGGAGGCGCTGGAAACCACCCGGGCCCGGCTGGTCATGATTGACCACCACCAGAGCCCGGGAGACTATGCACACCTGACGTATTCGGATCCAAAAATGAGCTCCACCTGCGAGATGGTGTACCGCACCATCCAGGCGCTGGAGGGTGAAGGGAAGCTGTCTGCGGACGGGGCATCCTGCCTCTATGCAGGGATCCTTACGGATACCGGGTCGTTTAAGTTTGCATCCACCACCCCGGAAACCCTCCGGGTGGCTGCCAGACTCATGGACTGCGGGGCAGACCATGTGGAGATCCACCGCCAGATCTTCGACACAAACCGTCCCGAGCGACTCCGCCTCCTGGGCATTGCCCTGAATAACCTGAAAATCCTCCCTTCCTTCCGTACGGCCTATATCACGCTGTCCCAGGAAGAACTGGATCAATGCGATTTCCGAAAGGGGGATACCGAAGGCTTTGTCAATTACGGGCTGTCCGTAGACGGGGTTGTACTGGCGGCGATATTTATCGAGAACCGGGAGGAAGGGATCGTTAAGATATCCCTGCGCTCCCGGGGTGCATTCTCCGTCAATAAGATGGCGCGGGCCCATTTTGAAGGCGGGGGCCACATCAATGCCGCAGGGGGACGAAGCGCGGAAAGCCTGGAGGAAACCGCAGCCCGGTTTGAGTCCCTCCTGCCCGATTACAAACCCGAACTACTCGCTGTATGA
- the mutL gene encoding DNA mismatch repair endonuclease MutL codes for MTDRIKLLPEHVANQIAAGEVVQRPASVVKELLENAVDAGASRVQLIVKDGGKALVQVVDDGCGMSPADALLSFRRHATSKISEASDLFRLHTKGFRGEALASIAAIAQVEMQTREDGAELATRIRIAGDTVQSREEAVAPVGTSISVKNLFFNIPARRNFLKSDKVEYRHVLEEFQRVALAHPGVAFSMVHNDSEVHQLPEANLRQRIVHLFGSRMNTRLVPVREETQLAEIDGFICKPEFAKKSRGEQYFFVNDRFIRSAYLHHAILTAFEGLLKPDTYPGYFLYLQVPAGAIDINIHPTKTEVKFEDEQSLYAILRSAVKHSLGQFSISPVLDFERDPNLETPYAYQQRDAAVPKVSVDRTFNPFAEEHALRDSQPAARHAQPAAPREKRPGWEVLYDGGNPEAVSEETREGWTVASGGSEGALFRANAAEIPEQAGVFQVGRKYLLSHIKSGLLLIDQRRAHQRVIYERFLRSTTQREPATQALLFPLKPSLNPSEIHILEGLKEALEAMGFGFGRTGEDFVEITGLPVGVPESEAESILDGIVSDWQRHEDGVHFSQSDRIAKALAQSLAVRHGTALEQEEQLGLVNDLFGCKEPGTSPFGKPTYVTLSMEELEKKLS; via the coding sequence ATGACCGATCGTATTAAATTGTTACCGGAACACGTAGCCAACCAGATTGCGGCTGGCGAGGTGGTCCAGCGTCCGGCATCCGTCGTGAAAGAACTCCTGGAGAACGCCGTGGACGCCGGCGCCTCCAGGGTGCAGCTCATTGTAAAAGACGGCGGCAAGGCACTCGTCCAGGTGGTGGATGACGGGTGCGGCATGAGCCCGGCCGATGCCCTGCTCAGTTTTCGCCGGCACGCGACCTCCAAAATCTCGGAAGCCTCCGACCTGTTCCGGCTGCACACCAAGGGTTTTCGCGGGGAGGCCCTCGCTTCCATTGCGGCCATTGCCCAGGTGGAAATGCAGACCCGGGAGGATGGGGCCGAACTGGCCACCCGGATCCGTATTGCGGGAGATACCGTTCAATCCCGGGAAGAAGCCGTGGCCCCTGTAGGGACTTCCATTAGCGTCAAGAACCTGTTTTTCAATATCCCGGCCCGCCGAAATTTCCTGAAGTCCGATAAGGTGGAGTACCGTCACGTCCTGGAGGAATTCCAGCGGGTGGCACTGGCCCATCCCGGAGTTGCATTTTCCATGGTACACAACGACAGCGAAGTCCACCAGCTCCCCGAAGCGAACCTCCGGCAGCGGATCGTCCACCTGTTTGGTTCCCGGATGAACACGCGCCTGGTCCCGGTCCGGGAGGAAACCCAGCTGGCCGAAATAGACGGGTTTATCTGCAAGCCGGAATTCGCCAAGAAGAGCCGGGGGGAACAGTACTTTTTTGTGAACGACCGGTTTATCCGGAGCGCTTATCTGCACCACGCCATCCTGACGGCCTTTGAGGGACTGCTAAAGCCCGACACCTATCCGGGGTATTTCCTGTACCTCCAGGTGCCCGCCGGGGCCATCGACATCAATATCCACCCTACCAAAACCGAGGTTAAATTCGAGGATGAGCAGAGCCTGTACGCCATCCTTCGGTCTGCGGTGAAGCACAGCCTGGGGCAGTTCAGTATCAGCCCGGTGCTGGATTTTGAGCGGGACCCGAACCTGGAAACGCCCTATGCCTACCAGCAAAGAGACGCGGCTGTGCCGAAAGTGAGCGTAGACCGGACGTTCAATCCGTTTGCAGAGGAACACGCCCTGCGCGATTCCCAACCGGCAGCGCGCCATGCCCAACCGGCCGCCCCACGCGAAAAGCGCCCCGGCTGGGAAGTCCTCTACGACGGGGGCAACCCGGAGGCGGTTTCCGAGGAGACCCGGGAAGGTTGGACGGTGGCTTCCGGGGGAAGCGAGGGAGCGCTGTTCCGGGCGAATGCCGCGGAAATTCCAGAACAGGCCGGGGTCTTCCAGGTGGGCCGCAAATACCTGTTGTCGCACATCAAATCCGGATTGTTGCTGATTGACCAGCGCCGGGCACACCAGCGGGTCATCTACGAGCGCTTCCTGCGGAGCACTACCCAGCGGGAGCCGGCCACCCAGGCCTTGCTGTTTCCCCTGAAACCATCGCTGAACCCTTCCGAGATCCATATCCTCGAAGGCTTGAAGGAGGCCCTCGAGGCCATGGGATTCGGATTTGGGCGTACCGGGGAGGATTTTGTGGAAATTACCGGATTGCCCGTCGGGGTCCCGGAATCCGAGGCGGAGTCCATCCTGGACGGGATCGTTTCGGACTGGCAGCGTCACGAGGACGGGGTGCACTTTTCCCAAAGCGACCGCATTGCAAAGGCGCTGGCACAGTCCCTGGCCGTCCGGCATGGCACGGCCCTGGAACAAGAAGAGCAACTCGGGCTGGTCAACGACCTGTTCGGTTGCAAGGAACCCGGGACGAGCCCGTTTGGCAAGCCCACCTATGTGACCCTCTCCATGGAGGAACTCGAAAAAAAACTCAGCTAA
- a CDS encoding DUF721 domain-containing protein produces MARNDDKQSLGDALRDFLKQRGLQKGIDQVNIAEAWNEVLGPGVAGYTLRVQLRGSTLYVSLGSSVLREELSLGSSRIIGMLNERMGREVVEKLVLR; encoded by the coding sequence ATGGCACGCAATGACGACAAACAGTCCCTGGGGGACGCCCTCCGGGATTTCCTCAAACAACGCGGCCTGCAAAAAGGCATCGACCAGGTAAACATCGCCGAGGCGTGGAACGAGGTCCTGGGGCCGGGAGTGGCCGGGTATACGCTCCGGGTACAACTGCGGGGCTCCACCCTGTATGTCTCCCTCGGTTCTTCCGTCCTCCGGGAAGAACTCAGCCTGGGAAGTTCCCGGATTATCGGTATGTTGAACGAGCGGATGGGCCGGGAGGTGGTTGAAAAACTCGTGCTCCGCTAA
- a CDS encoding rhomboid family protein yields MNNGNLKYQFARLSIAEKLIVINLAVFIVFGLAGFLLNLPGRSLEQWFELPKDFFDFLVQPWSLVTYSFLHGGLFHIFFNMLMLYYVGRIFLNFYGPRRFINVYFLGVILGGAFFLAAYNIFPVFYQSQSPLIGASAGVMAVLIFVCTYLPQQEVRLFFFNLKLWYIGAFFVLLDLVLIPTGDNPGGRIAHLGGALLGYLYARRSAQGGDLGAGFSRMLDWFAGLFEKRERKAPLKTVYRKQAGRKAKKVDYDKEARQRKIDTILDKISKSGYESLTQAEKDFLFKAGKED; encoded by the coding sequence ATGAATAACGGCAACCTCAAATACCAATTTGCCCGGCTGAGCATCGCCGAGAAGCTGATCGTCATAAACCTGGCGGTATTCATTGTCTTTGGCCTCGCCGGGTTCCTCCTGAACCTGCCCGGCCGGAGTCTGGAGCAGTGGTTTGAACTCCCCAAGGACTTTTTTGACTTCCTGGTCCAGCCCTGGTCGCTGGTGACGTATTCGTTTTTGCACGGGGGGCTGTTCCACATCTTTTTCAATATGCTCATGCTGTACTATGTTGGGCGGATATTCCTGAATTTCTACGGGCCGCGAAGGTTTATCAACGTGTATTTCCTCGGGGTGATCCTGGGCGGGGCATTTTTCCTGGCCGCCTACAACATCTTCCCGGTCTTTTACCAGAGCCAGTCGCCCCTGATCGGCGCCTCGGCCGGGGTAATGGCCGTACTGATCTTTGTTTGCACCTACCTGCCGCAGCAGGAGGTCCGGCTGTTTTTTTTCAACCTGAAGCTGTGGTACATCGGGGCATTCTTTGTACTCCTGGACCTGGTGCTGATCCCCACCGGCGATAACCCGGGGGGACGGATCGCCCACCTGGGCGGGGCATTGCTCGGTTACCTGTATGCCCGCCGTTCGGCCCAGGGCGGCGATTTGGGCGCGGGTTTTTCCCGCATGCTCGACTGGTTTGCAGGGCTTTTTGAGAAAAGGGAAAGGAAAGCGCCCTTGAAGACGGTGTACAGGAAGCAGGCAGGCCGCAAGGCGAAAAAAGTGGATTACGACAAGGAGGCGCGCCAGCGGAAAATCGATACGATCCTCGATAAAATCAGTAAATCCGGATACGAGAGCCTGACCCAGGCGGAAAAGGACTTCCTTTTTAAAGCCGGTAAAGAAGACTAA
- a CDS encoding nucleoside-diphosphate kinase, with protein sequence MTGNRTFTMIKPDAVENGHIGPILEKITAAGFRIVAMKYTQLSRRDAEEFYAIHKERPFFGELVDFMTRGPIVSAILEKDNAVEDFRALIGATNPAEAAEGTIRKLFASDIAENAIHGSDSDANAEIEGAFHFSGREIYS encoded by the coding sequence ATGACCGGAAACAGAACATTCACGATGATTAAGCCGGATGCGGTGGAAAACGGGCATATTGGCCCGATCCTGGAAAAGATAACCGCCGCGGGATTCCGTATCGTCGCCATGAAGTACACGCAGCTGAGCCGCCGGGATGCCGAGGAGTTCTACGCCATCCATAAGGAGCGGCCATTTTTTGGCGAGCTCGTGGATTTTATGACCCGGGGACCGATCGTTTCGGCCATCCTGGAGAAGGACAATGCCGTAGAGGACTTCCGGGCGCTGATCGGGGCCACAAACCCCGCCGAGGCTGCCGAGGGAACCATCCGCAAACTCTTTGCCTCCGATATAGCCGAGAACGCCATCCACGGTTCGGACAGTGATGCCAACGCGGAGATCGAAGGGGCTTTCCACTTCTCAGGAAGGGAAATCTATTCCTGA
- a CDS encoding rhomboid family intramembrane serine protease: MGRITEGIKHLLVINIILYVAAMLYGEQLYDWLALWYPENPNFSIWQIVSHMFMHSNQTFMHILFNMYALWAFGSPLERMWGTRKFLFFYFSAGLGAALIHSGVNYYHVHQGVEALVSAGASESEIMNLLAQGKYNEGWAQMAPGDVVSRMLESYFTPAVGASGAIYGILVAFGMSFPNSELFLIFLPIPIKAKYFIPVLIAIDLFSGLTGYSIFGAGIAHFAHVGGAIFGFLMMWYWKQNQFNNNRWDL, from the coding sequence ATGGGAAGAATCACCGAAGGCATCAAGCACCTGTTGGTCATCAACATCATCCTCTATGTGGCCGCAATGCTCTATGGGGAGCAATTGTACGACTGGCTGGCCCTGTGGTATCCGGAAAACCCGAATTTTTCGATCTGGCAGATCGTCTCCCACATGTTTATGCACAGCAACCAGACGTTCATGCATATCCTGTTCAATATGTATGCGCTCTGGGCTTTCGGCTCGCCCCTGGAACGGATGTGGGGCACCCGGAAGTTCCTGTTCTTCTACTTTTCCGCCGGTCTGGGGGCCGCCCTGATCCATTCGGGGGTCAATTACTACCACGTGCACCAGGGAGTGGAAGCGCTGGTCAGCGCAGGGGCCAGCGAATCGGAAATCATGAACCTGCTCGCACAGGGCAAATACAATGAAGGATGGGCACAGATGGCTCCCGGAGACGTGGTCAGTCGCATGCTGGAATCTTATTTTACACCTGCCGTGGGGGCTTCGGGGGCCATCTACGGGATCCTGGTGGCCTTTGGCATGTCCTTCCCCAATAGCGAACTCTTCCTGATCTTCCTGCCGATCCCGATCAAGGCGAAATATTTTATCCCGGTATTGATTGCCATAGACCTGTTCTCAGGCCTGACCGGCTATTCCATATTCGGGGCCGGGATCGCCCATTTTGCCCACGTGGGCGGCGCCATTTTCGGCTTCCTGATGATGTGGTACTGGAAGCAGAATCAATTTAACAATAACCGATGGGATCTATAG
- the ribH gene encoding 6,7-dimethyl-8-ribityllumazine synthase, producing MATSGKNLSHYDKEQLPDTGGMRIGLVVSEWNEEITEALFKGAYETLIDCGLADDRILRWNVPGSFELTFGCKRMIERERPDAVIAIGSVIRGETSHFDFVCQAAAAGIKDLNVRQDVPVVFCVLTDDTIQQARDRSGGRHGNKGAEAAIAALKMAAL from the coding sequence ATGGCGACCTCCGGGAAGAACCTTTCCCACTACGACAAGGAGCAGCTTCCCGATACGGGGGGGATGCGTATTGGCCTTGTGGTTTCCGAATGGAACGAAGAAATTACTGAAGCTCTTTTTAAAGGGGCTTATGAAACACTTATCGATTGCGGCCTGGCGGACGACCGTATCCTGCGATGGAATGTCCCGGGAAGTTTTGAGCTGACCTTTGGCTGCAAGCGGATGATTGAACGGGAGCGCCCCGACGCAGTCATCGCCATCGGGAGCGTGATCCGGGGGGAAACATCCCATTTTGATTTTGTCTGCCAGGCGGCGGCTGCGGGCATCAAAGACCTGAATGTCCGGCAGGATGTCCCGGTTGTCTTTTGCGTCCTGACGGACGATACCATCCAACAGGCGCGTGACCGGAGCGGGGGGCGGCACGGCAACAAGGGTGCCGAGGCGGCAATCGCTGCCCTGAAAATGGCTGCCCTATAA
- the gldI gene encoding gliding motility-associated peptidyl-prolyl isomerase GldI — translation MKTRFAVIALLLLALGCGEPEVRWPVSRQGGSFLKLSAERNKRLLEQEQALLDRIIEADSQHTYLTSQSGSRYYYLQQAPGDGYTPQPDDLVTLTYDIRTWDNDSIYPETEIGLVRYKVDKQELFPGLRNSVKLLQEGESAVFFFPSSLAFGYHGDQERIGPNLPVQSTLTIVKIEKQSDSESSNP, via the coding sequence ATGAAGACGCGGTTTGCCGTTATCGCCTTGCTGCTACTCGCCCTCGGTTGCGGAGAACCCGAAGTCCGTTGGCCCGTGTCCCGTCAGGGCGGCTCCTTCCTGAAGCTTTCGGCCGAGCGGAACAAACGGCTCCTGGAACAGGAGCAGGCACTCCTGGACCGGATCATCGAAGCGGACAGCCAGCATACCTACCTCACCAGCCAAAGCGGATCCCGGTACTACTACCTGCAACAGGCCCCGGGGGATGGGTACACCCCACAACCCGACGACCTGGTGACCCTTACCTACGATATCCGGACATGGGACAACGATTCCATCTACCCGGAAACCGAAATCGGGTTGGTCCGGTATAAAGTGGACAAACAGGAATTGTTCCCGGGGCTGCGCAACAGCGTGAAACTTTTACAGGAAGGAGAAAGCGCCGTGTTCTTCTTTCCTTCCTCCCTGGCCTTCGGGTACCACGGGGACCAGGAACGAATCGGGCCGAACCTGCCCGTCCAGAGTACCCTAACAATTGTAAAAATCGAAAAACAATCGGATTCCGAATCATCCAATCCCTAA
- a CDS encoding peptidylprolyl isomerase yields MKQTFSLLLLIGLLATGCKSNQYADLGDGLYAEMQTNQGEIILRLEYEQTPVTVANFVTLAEGTSPFVSEEFKGKPYYDGVTFHRVMKDFMIQGGDPTGTGRGTPGYRFSNEIVDSLVHDRKGILSMANSGGTKTNGSQFFITHAPTPWLDGIHTVFGEVVQGIEVVDSIAAVPVDPASNKPLDSVVMETVEIVRKGRDAKDFDAVEVMRNYFAQEEAAEAARRQRLQDYVAEFADQKARAESLPSGLQYLVLNEGEGPKPSIGQRVLVNYSGWLEDGTLIDSSDESVAREFGELDRLMQMHRGSLTPYPMPYSPDTQLIAGFKEALLLMEVGDKWRVFIPSHLAYGDQGNGPVPPGADMIFDLEIIEIEGSE; encoded by the coding sequence ATGAAACAGACATTCTCATTACTCCTGCTGATCGGCCTGCTGGCCACGGGCTGTAAATCCAATCAATATGCCGATCTGGGCGACGGGCTCTACGCCGAAATGCAGACCAACCAGGGGGAAATTATCCTCCGGCTGGAATACGAGCAGACTCCGGTTACCGTAGCGAACTTCGTGACCCTGGCCGAAGGGACCAGCCCGTTTGTCAGCGAGGAATTCAAGGGAAAGCCCTATTACGATGGGGTTACGTTTCACCGCGTGATGAAGGATTTTATGATCCAGGGGGGAGACCCCACGGGCACCGGCCGGGGTACGCCCGGGTACCGGTTTTCCAATGAAATCGTGGATTCCCTGGTCCACGACCGAAAAGGCATCCTCTCCATGGCCAATTCCGGGGGAACCAAAACAAACGGCAGCCAGTTTTTCATCACCCATGCCCCGACGCCCTGGCTGGACGGCATCCACACGGTATTCGGGGAGGTGGTCCAGGGGATCGAGGTGGTGGATTCCATTGCAGCCGTCCCTGTAGACCCCGCCAGCAACAAACCCCTGGATTCCGTGGTGATGGAGACCGTTGAAATTGTACGCAAAGGCCGGGACGCGAAGGACTTCGACGCCGTGGAGGTGATGCGCAACTACTTTGCCCAGGAGGAGGCTGCCGAAGCGGCCCGCCGGCAAAGATTACAGGACTATGTAGCGGAATTCGCAGACCAGAAAGCCCGGGCCGAATCCCTGCCCTCCGGGCTGCAATACCTGGTCCTGAACGAAGGGGAAGGTCCCAAACCGTCCATCGGGCAACGGGTACTTGTCAATTATTCCGGCTGGCTCGAAGACGGGACGCTGATCGACAGTTCGGATGAATCGGTGGCACGGGAATTCGGGGAACTCGACCGTCTGATGCAGATGCACCGGGGCTCACTGACCCCCTACCCGATGCCCTACAGCCCGGATACGCAACTGATCGCGGGCTTTAAGGAAGCCCTGCTGCTGATGGAAGTGGGCGACAAATGGCGGGTGTTTATCCCCTCCCACCTGGCGTATGGGGACCAGGGCAACGGCCCCGTGCCTCCTGGGGCCGACATGATTTTTGACCTGGAAATAATCGAAATCGAGGGTAGCGAATAA
- a CDS encoding tetratricopeptide repeat protein — MATYKKRGYKPKNKGEEAGQEHHDSTTAEVFSTLDSSASRTEQWVARNQNYILGVIGVIAVGVLGYLGYQQFIQQPREEAASNELFYPLQYFRQAQQTDTAADSLYTLALNGADGKYGLVDIIDEYSGTEAANLARYAAGVSYLQLDQYEQAISYLEGYTSEDAILGAVSLGSIGDAFLELGQSGEALSYYEKALAHDTNNFTTPLYLQKAGITALEMQEYDTALGYFSQIRDEYPQSAQASGVEALIGMAKKGS; from the coding sequence ATGGCGACATACAAAAAGCGCGGATACAAGCCCAAAAACAAGGGCGAGGAAGCCGGGCAGGAGCATCACGACAGTACCACCGCTGAGGTATTCAGTACGCTGGACAGCAGCGCTTCGAGAACCGAGCAATGGGTGGCCCGGAACCAGAATTATATCCTGGGGGTTATCGGGGTAATTGCCGTGGGTGTGCTGGGGTATCTCGGGTACCAGCAATTTATCCAGCAACCGCGCGAAGAAGCCGCCAGCAATGAATTGTTCTACCCCCTGCAGTATTTCCGCCAGGCGCAGCAAACCGATACGGCTGCGGATTCCCTGTATACGCTGGCTCTCAACGGAGCCGACGGCAAATACGGGCTCGTGGATATTATCGATGAATATTCCGGGACGGAAGCCGCCAATCTGGCGCGCTATGCCGCCGGGGTGTCCTATTTGCAGCTCGACCAATACGAGCAGGCCATAAGTTATCTGGAGGGATACACTTCTGAAGATGCCATCCTCGGAGCGGTAAGCCTGGGGTCCATCGGCGATGCCTTCCTGGAACTCGGGCAATCGGGCGAAGCGCTGAGCTATTACGAGAAAGCCCTGGCGCACGACACGAACAATTTTACCACGCCCCTCTACCTGCAGAAAGCCGGGATCACTGCCCTGGAGATGCAGGAATACGATACGGCCCTCGGCTATTTCAGCCAAATCCGGGACGAATATCCGCAATCCGCACAGGCGTCCGGGGTGGAAGCCCTGATCGGGATGGCCAAAAAAGGCAGCTGA
- the recF gene encoding DNA replication/repair protein RecF (All proteins in this family for which functions are known are DNA-binding proteins that assist the filamentation of RecA onto DNA for the initiation of recombination or recombinational repair.) → MHLNRLSLLNYKNFESRDFSFDSKINCLVGPNGIGKTNVLDAIYHLAFGKSYFNPVTTQNIRHGEDFFVIDGVFDKEGEAEHIVCSFKKGVRKVLKRNDKAYDRISDHIGTVPLVIVSPADRDLILEGSETRRKFLDGVISQSDRGYLQDVLDYQKVLSQRNALLKYFAANHRFDSETLEVYNMQMAALGSRIHGKRAAFMEEFQPIFSEQYQAISGGDETVGLAYESQLADAPLEELLRRSLEKDRVLQYTTQGIHKDDLSMTIEGHPIKKFGSQGQQKSFLIGLKFAQFQFMKARRPGTPILLLDDIFDKLDENRVAHIISLVNRDLFGQIFISDTHADRTEAVVKKIHQSYAFIEL, encoded by the coding sequence ATGCATTTAAACCGCTTGTCCTTATTGAATTACAAGAATTTCGAGTCCCGGGATTTCAGCTTCGACTCCAAGATCAACTGCCTGGTCGGGCCCAATGGCATCGGCAAGACCAATGTTCTGGATGCCATTTACCACCTGGCATTCGGCAAGAGCTACTTCAACCCGGTTACCACCCAGAACATCCGCCACGGGGAGGATTTTTTTGTGATCGACGGGGTATTCGACAAGGAAGGGGAAGCGGAGCACATCGTCTGCAGTTTTAAAAAAGGGGTTCGAAAAGTACTCAAGCGGAACGACAAGGCCTATGACCGGATTTCCGACCATATCGGGACTGTGCCCCTGGTCATCGTCTCCCCGGCCGACCGGGACCTGATCCTCGAGGGGAGCGAAACCCGCAGGAAGTTCCTGGACGGGGTGATTTCCCAATCGGACCGCGGCTATCTGCAGGATGTGCTGGATTACCAGAAGGTACTTTCCCAGCGAAACGCGCTGCTCAAATATTTTGCAGCCAACCACCGTTTCGACAGCGAAACCCTGGAAGTGTACAACATGCAAATGGCAGCCCTCGGTAGCAGGATCCATGGGAAACGCGCAGCTTTTATGGAGGAATTCCAGCCGATATTCAGCGAGCAATACCAGGCGATTTCCGGGGGGGACGAAACCGTGGGCCTGGCCTATGAAAGCCAGTTGGCAGATGCTCCCCTGGAGGAACTGCTGAGGCGGAGCCTGGAAAAGGACCGCGTACTCCAGTACACCACACAGGGCATCCACAAGGACGACCTCAGCATGACCATCGAAGGGCACCCGATCAAGAAGTTCGGCAGCCAGGGACAACAGAAATCCTTTCTGATCGGGCTGAAATTTGCCCAGTTCCAGTTTATGAAAGCCCGGCGCCCGGGCACCCCCATCCTGTTGCTGGACGATATCTTTGACAAGCTGGATGAAAACCGCGTGGCCCACATCATCAGCCTGGTGAACCGGGATCTTTTCGGGCAGATATTCATCAGCGACACCCATGCCGACCGCACCGAAGCGGTGGTTAAAAAAATCCACCAGAGCTATGCGTTTATCGAATTATAG